Proteins from a single region of Nitrospinota bacterium:
- a CDS encoding DUF2283 domain-containing protein: MKIKYYAETDSLYIDLSAKKAVDSREIEDGIVLDFDENGHLTGIDIDQAAKHMDLKELELSALPSKIKTLTGKSA, from the coding sequence ATGAAGATTAAATATTACGCGGAAACCGATTCGCTTTATATCGACTTAAGCGCCAAAAAAGCGGTGGATAGCCGCGAAATTGAAGATGGGATCGTTCTCGATTTTGATGAAAACGGGCATCTAACCGGTATTGATATCGATCAAGCCGCCAAGCACATGGATTTGAAAGAGCTTGAGTTGAGCGCGTTGCCGTCCAAGATTAAAACCTTGACGGGAAAATCCGCTTAA